GGCCCACCACGTGAAGGCTGGCAGCTTGAGTCATGACCTACTCTTTTTCAGTATCTTTTTCAGGGTCGGCGGCGGTGTTTTTTGCTTCAGGGGCCAGCGCCACGGCGATGGTCAGCTGTGACTGATAAATAGCCTTGCACACCAGAAGCCGCGCTTCGCCTGCGCCGCTTTCCTTACTGGCGGCCAGCAGGGCCGCAGCCTCGCACACGCTGAAGGGTGGCTGTCCAAAGCGCCGCCCCGCCGCTTCGGAAGGGTTGGGCACCGGGCATTGGGCCAGGCGGGCGGAATCAAAGCCCAGAAGGGGCACATTGAGCCGAAAGGCCAGCTCGCGCAGGGCAGGCTCCTTCAACTTTTCGGTCACCGTGCCCAGGGCGGCTATGGCCTGCACCTCCAGGCCGTGGACTTCAAAAAATTCATGCAAAGCCGCCTGCGCCATTCCCGAGGGCAAATCCTTGCGGCAGCCCAGGCCCACATACAGGCGCGGCACAGCCACTCGCAGCAGTCCTTCCGAGAGCGGCAAACGACGCCAGTGCGCAGCCAGACGGGGCGGCGCATGCGCTTCGCGCTTGGCTGCCAGAAAAGACGGCGGCGGCGCGGCGGCTTCGGCCTCGCAGGGCACGGGTCTGAGCGCGGGATGCGCGGGCACCGCGTGGCAGGGATCCCACACTTCCAGACTGTCGCCTTCCAGCAGCGCGGCCTGCGCGCGCGGCAGGCGCTGCCAGTCTACAATGCGCAGTCCTGTATCGCGCAACAAAAGATCGAGGGCCAGG
This DNA window, taken from Desulfovibrio sp. 86, encodes the following:
- a CDS encoding cobalt-precorrin 5A hydrolase, coding for MHPALEKNSLACYALSASALPLARRLKSLLAGKPWTVPKGGRLAECQIFAPERFCPTGAQAFARLGELLASTYRQHAAHVFIGATGIAVRALAPLLVHKSEDPPVLVLDGAGAFVISLLSGHWGGGNELARHVATLLRAIPVITTASDVAAEEDAAPEPAESVKPAAPSGYQPHVDGDHPLALDLLLRDTGLRIVDWQRLPRAQAALLEGDSLEVWDPCHAVPAHPALRPVPCEAEAAAPPPSFLAAKREAHAPPRLAAHWRRLPLSEGLLRVAVPRLYVGLGCRKDLPSGMAQAALHEFFEVHGLEVQAIAALGTVTEKLKEPALRELAFRLNVPLLGFDSARLAQCPVPNPSEAAGRRFGQPPFSVCEAAALLAASKESGAGEARLLVCKAIYQSQLTIAVALAPEAKNTAADPEKDTEKE